From Nycticebus coucang isolate mNycCou1 chromosome 6, mNycCou1.pri, whole genome shotgun sequence, the proteins below share one genomic window:
- the FDXACB1 gene encoding ferredoxin-fold anticodon-binding domain-containing protein 1 isoform X2 yields the protein MGPRRLLLVGEGNFSFAVALSRTLDPSTSLTATCLPGLVDLARDPVAQQNLQRLRERGAEVRFGVDCTRLADTFELQDRGFDRIYFNFPHCGRKAGVAKNRELLAKFFQRSQDKSFHVEGALNHIFTRSLPFECSQPRIFRIKLGDQWFSFPEPEALIGKLNRGFLEAPSCHPIKTINEQLIAELGKIFPLKRLKHSFPLLPQEGTSVLSSWNCDILSTAFWINLHEDNSNSGSLIGGKTQDMEDFLVSFSELSLLKSFGRDGKEEALGRISDQPAVCLRPSLLVHVRAVIQAPDFLPGSLHVLSGPVFQKCRILPFTMPVFHETLLILGFNQNLKEDCLQSLLDHLKNILDTLLAQTMLEGSRLSNSVEFILKPNGKDYMICVKPYNFGPDWAQDLIIGSVTTSATSIIRKDQCFVFVSMNLDLLVMLVWSISDWRMLWTFDNRFLKNFVPSKVEPFKSYSLYPPCYVHDISFWLDEKKGFDELEFHTVARAVSQDTVTSIKFLNCFQHPKTEQVSLCYRLTYQTCDKALTKQQVTSMQSQFRKEIQQRLHVTPR from the exons ATGGGTCCTCGACGCCTCCTGTTGGTTGGGGAGGGGAATTTCTCCTTCGCCGTTGCTCTCAGCAGGACCCTGGATCCCAGTACTAGTCTAACTGCCACCTGCCTCCCGGGCCTGGTCGACTTGGCCCGGGATCCAGTAGCCCAGCAGAATCTGCAGCGCCTGCGCGAGCGAG GTGCTGAAGTTCGTTTTGGTGTTGACTGCACCCGACTGGCAGATACCTTTGAACTGCAAGACAGGGGATTTGATCGAATTTATTTCAACTTTCCACACTGTGGACGCAAAGCTGGAGTAGCTAAGAACAGGGAACTCCTTGCCAAGTTTTTCCAGAG GAGTCAAGATAAGTCCTTTCATGTAGAAGGTGCTTTGAATCATATCTTCACTCGGAGCTTACCCTTTGAATGTTCTCAACCCAGAATCTTCAGGATCAAACTAGGTGACCAGTGGTTTTCTTTCCCAGAACCAGAAGCACTTATAGGAAAGTTGAACAG GGGTTTCCTGGAAGCACCTTCATGTCATCCTATCAAAACCATAAATGAGCAACTCATTGCTGAATTGGGCAAAATTTTCCCTCTAAAAAGGCTGAAGCATTCCTTCCCCTTGCTGCCACAGGAAGGCACCAGTGTTCTCTCTTCCTGGAACTGTGACATTCTGTCAACTGCCTTTTGGATTAATCTTCATGAAGATAACTCAAATTctgggtccctgattggtgggaaAACACAAGATATGGAGGACTTTTTAGTGTCATTTTCAGAACTCAGCCTTCTCAAAAGTTTTGGAAGAGATGGTAAAGAAGAAGCTCTTGGAAGAATTTCTGACCAGCCCGCGGTCTGCCTCAGACCCTCTCTTCTAGTTCACGTTCGGGCTGTCATCCAAGCACCAGACTTCCTCCCAGGTTCTCTGCACGTCCTCAGTGGACCTGTCTTTCAGAAGTGCCGCATTTTGCCTTTTACAATGCCGGTATTTCATGAGACTTTACTTATCCTTGGGTTTAATCAGAATTTGAAGGAAGACTGTCTTCAGTCACTGCTGGATCACCTGAAGAACATCCTAGATACCCTTCTGGCCCAGACGATGCTGGAGGGATCTAGGCTGAGCAATTCAGTAGAATTTATCCTTAAACCAAATGGAAAAGATTATATGATTTGTGTTAAGCCTTACAATTTTGGTCCAGATTGGGCCCAGGACTTAATTATTGGGTCTGTCACTACATCTGCTACAAGCATTATACGTAAAGACCAGTGTTTTGTGTTTGTGTCTATGAACTTGGACTTATTAGTCATGCTTGTCTGGAGTATCTCTGACTGGAGAATGTTATGGACCTTTGATAACCGTTTCCTAAAAAATTTTGTCCCTAGCAAAGTAGAACCCTTTAAAAGCTATTCCCTGTATCCTCCATGCTATGTACATGATATTAGCTTTTGGTTAgatgagaagaaaggatttgatGAACTTGAGTTTCACACTGTGGCCCGAGCAGTGTCCCAGGACACTGTTACATCCATAAAATTCCTTAATTGTTTTCAGCATCCAAAGACTGAACAGGTCAGTCTCTGCTATAGATTGACTTACCAGACCTGTGACAAGGCCCTCACCAAGCAACAGGTAACATCAATGCAGTCCCAGTTTAGGAAGGAGATTCAACAACGACTACATGTTACACCTCGATAG
- the FDXACB1 gene encoding ferredoxin-fold anticodon-binding domain-containing protein 1 isoform X3 yields MGPRRLLLVGEGNFSFAVALSRTLDPSTSLTATCLPGLVDLARDPVAQQNLQRLRERGAEVRFGVDCTRLADTFELQDRGFDRIYFNFPHCGRKAGVAKNRELLAKFFQRGFLEAPSCHPIKTINEQLIAELGKIFPLKRLKHSFPLLPQEGTSVLSSWNCDILSTAFWINLHEDNSNSGSLIGGKTQDMEDFLVSFSELSLLKSFGRDGKEEALGRISDQPAVCLRPSLLVHVRAVIQAPDFLPGSLHVLSGPVFQKCRILPFTMPVFHETLLILGFNQNLKEDCLQSLLDHLKNILDTLLAQTMLEGSRLSNSVEFILKPNGKDYMICVKPYNFGPDWAQDLIIGSVTTSATSIIRKDQCFVFVSMNLDLLVMLVWSISDWRMLWTFDNRFLKNFVPSKVEPFKSYSLYPPCYVHDISFWLDEKKGFDELEFHTVARAVSQDTVTSIKFLNCFQHPKTEQVSLCYRLTYQTCDKALTKQQVTSMQSQFRKEIQQRLHVTPR; encoded by the exons ATGGGTCCTCGACGCCTCCTGTTGGTTGGGGAGGGGAATTTCTCCTTCGCCGTTGCTCTCAGCAGGACCCTGGATCCCAGTACTAGTCTAACTGCCACCTGCCTCCCGGGCCTGGTCGACTTGGCCCGGGATCCAGTAGCCCAGCAGAATCTGCAGCGCCTGCGCGAGCGAG GTGCTGAAGTTCGTTTTGGTGTTGACTGCACCCGACTGGCAGATACCTTTGAACTGCAAGACAGGGGATTTGATCGAATTTATTTCAACTTTCCACACTGTGGACGCAAAGCTGGAGTAGCTAAGAACAGGGAACTCCTTGCCAAGTTTTTCCAGAG GGGTTTCCTGGAAGCACCTTCATGTCATCCTATCAAAACCATAAATGAGCAACTCATTGCTGAATTGGGCAAAATTTTCCCTCTAAAAAGGCTGAAGCATTCCTTCCCCTTGCTGCCACAGGAAGGCACCAGTGTTCTCTCTTCCTGGAACTGTGACATTCTGTCAACTGCCTTTTGGATTAATCTTCATGAAGATAACTCAAATTctgggtccctgattggtgggaaAACACAAGATATGGAGGACTTTTTAGTGTCATTTTCAGAACTCAGCCTTCTCAAAAGTTTTGGAAGAGATGGTAAAGAAGAAGCTCTTGGAAGAATTTCTGACCAGCCCGCGGTCTGCCTCAGACCCTCTCTTCTAGTTCACGTTCGGGCTGTCATCCAAGCACCAGACTTCCTCCCAGGTTCTCTGCACGTCCTCAGTGGACCTGTCTTTCAGAAGTGCCGCATTTTGCCTTTTACAATGCCGGTATTTCATGAGACTTTACTTATCCTTGGGTTTAATCAGAATTTGAAGGAAGACTGTCTTCAGTCACTGCTGGATCACCTGAAGAACATCCTAGATACCCTTCTGGCCCAGACGATGCTGGAGGGATCTAGGCTGAGCAATTCAGTAGAATTTATCCTTAAACCAAATGGAAAAGATTATATGATTTGTGTTAAGCCTTACAATTTTGGTCCAGATTGGGCCCAGGACTTAATTATTGGGTCTGTCACTACATCTGCTACAAGCATTATACGTAAAGACCAGTGTTTTGTGTTTGTGTCTATGAACTTGGACTTATTAGTCATGCTTGTCTGGAGTATCTCTGACTGGAGAATGTTATGGACCTTTGATAACCGTTTCCTAAAAAATTTTGTCCCTAGCAAAGTAGAACCCTTTAAAAGCTATTCCCTGTATCCTCCATGCTATGTACATGATATTAGCTTTTGGTTAgatgagaagaaaggatttgatGAACTTGAGTTTCACACTGTGGCCCGAGCAGTGTCCCAGGACACTGTTACATCCATAAAATTCCTTAATTGTTTTCAGCATCCAAAGACTGAACAGGTCAGTCTCTGCTATAGATTGACTTACCAGACCTGTGACAAGGCCCTCACCAAGCAACAGGTAACATCAATGCAGTCCCAGTTTAGGAAGGAGATTCAACAACGACTACATGTTACACCTCGATAG
- the FDXACB1 gene encoding ferredoxin-fold anticodon-binding domain-containing protein 1 isoform X1: MGPRRLLLVGEGNFSFAVALSRTLDPSTSLTATCLPGLVDLARDPVAQQNLQRLRERGAEVRFGVDCTRLADTFELQDRGFDRIYFNFPHCGRKAGVAKNRELLAKFFQSCADVLAEDGEVHVALCRGQGGTPVDKPQREWHNSWQVVAMAAVGGLILSGVHPFSCEALPGYKCTGYRSQDKSFHVEGALNHIFTRSLPFECSQPRIFRIKLGDQWFSFPEPEALIGKLNRGFLEAPSCHPIKTINEQLIAELGKIFPLKRLKHSFPLLPQEGTSVLSSWNCDILSTAFWINLHEDNSNSGSLIGGKTQDMEDFLVSFSELSLLKSFGRDGKEEALGRISDQPAVCLRPSLLVHVRAVIQAPDFLPGSLHVLSGPVFQKCRILPFTMPVFHETLLILGFNQNLKEDCLQSLLDHLKNILDTLLAQTMLEGSRLSNSVEFILKPNGKDYMICVKPYNFGPDWAQDLIIGSVTTSATSIIRKDQCFVFVSMNLDLLVMLVWSISDWRMLWTFDNRFLKNFVPSKVEPFKSYSLYPPCYVHDISFWLDEKKGFDELEFHTVARAVSQDTVTSIKFLNCFQHPKTEQVSLCYRLTYQTCDKALTKQQVTSMQSQFRKEIQQRLHVTPR; encoded by the exons ATGGGTCCTCGACGCCTCCTGTTGGTTGGGGAGGGGAATTTCTCCTTCGCCGTTGCTCTCAGCAGGACCCTGGATCCCAGTACTAGTCTAACTGCCACCTGCCTCCCGGGCCTGGTCGACTTGGCCCGGGATCCAGTAGCCCAGCAGAATCTGCAGCGCCTGCGCGAGCGAG GTGCTGAAGTTCGTTTTGGTGTTGACTGCACCCGACTGGCAGATACCTTTGAACTGCAAGACAGGGGATTTGATCGAATTTATTTCAACTTTCCACACTGTGGACGCAAAGCTGGAGTAGCTAAGAACAGGGAACTCCTTGCCAAGTTTTTCCAGAG TTGTGCAGATGTTCTTGCAGAGGATGGAGAAGTCCATGTGGCATTGTGTAGAGGACAAGGTGGGACTCCTGTTGATAAGCCCCAGAGAGAATGGCACAACAGTTGGCAAGTGGTTGCCATGGCAGCTGTAGGGGGGCTCATTTTAAGTGGTGTGCATCCCTTCAGCTGTGAGGCTTTGCCAGGGTACAAATGCACTGGATATAG GAGTCAAGATAAGTCCTTTCATGTAGAAGGTGCTTTGAATCATATCTTCACTCGGAGCTTACCCTTTGAATGTTCTCAACCCAGAATCTTCAGGATCAAACTAGGTGACCAGTGGTTTTCTTTCCCAGAACCAGAAGCACTTATAGGAAAGTTGAACAG GGGTTTCCTGGAAGCACCTTCATGTCATCCTATCAAAACCATAAATGAGCAACTCATTGCTGAATTGGGCAAAATTTTCCCTCTAAAAAGGCTGAAGCATTCCTTCCCCTTGCTGCCACAGGAAGGCACCAGTGTTCTCTCTTCCTGGAACTGTGACATTCTGTCAACTGCCTTTTGGATTAATCTTCATGAAGATAACTCAAATTctgggtccctgattggtgggaaAACACAAGATATGGAGGACTTTTTAGTGTCATTTTCAGAACTCAGCCTTCTCAAAAGTTTTGGAAGAGATGGTAAAGAAGAAGCTCTTGGAAGAATTTCTGACCAGCCCGCGGTCTGCCTCAGACCCTCTCTTCTAGTTCACGTTCGGGCTGTCATCCAAGCACCAGACTTCCTCCCAGGTTCTCTGCACGTCCTCAGTGGACCTGTCTTTCAGAAGTGCCGCATTTTGCCTTTTACAATGCCGGTATTTCATGAGACTTTACTTATCCTTGGGTTTAATCAGAATTTGAAGGAAGACTGTCTTCAGTCACTGCTGGATCACCTGAAGAACATCCTAGATACCCTTCTGGCCCAGACGATGCTGGAGGGATCTAGGCTGAGCAATTCAGTAGAATTTATCCTTAAACCAAATGGAAAAGATTATATGATTTGTGTTAAGCCTTACAATTTTGGTCCAGATTGGGCCCAGGACTTAATTATTGGGTCTGTCACTACATCTGCTACAAGCATTATACGTAAAGACCAGTGTTTTGTGTTTGTGTCTATGAACTTGGACTTATTAGTCATGCTTGTCTGGAGTATCTCTGACTGGAGAATGTTATGGACCTTTGATAACCGTTTCCTAAAAAATTTTGTCCCTAGCAAAGTAGAACCCTTTAAAAGCTATTCCCTGTATCCTCCATGCTATGTACATGATATTAGCTTTTGGTTAgatgagaagaaaggatttgatGAACTTGAGTTTCACACTGTGGCCCGAGCAGTGTCCCAGGACACTGTTACATCCATAAAATTCCTTAATTGTTTTCAGCATCCAAAGACTGAACAGGTCAGTCTCTGCTATAGATTGACTTACCAGACCTGTGACAAGGCCCTCACCAAGCAACAGGTAACATCAATGCAGTCCCAGTTTAGGAAGGAGATTCAACAACGACTACATGTTACACCTCGATAG
- the CFAP68 gene encoding uncharacterized protein CFAP68 isoform X2 encodes MDVSHCLCCSKYLQTQNLACFLTNPHYGSLINADGHGEVWTDWNSMSKFFQYGWRCTTNENSYSNRTLMGNWNQERYDLRNVVQPKPLPSQFGHYFETTYDTSYNNKMPLSTHRFKREPHWFPGHQPELDPPQYKCTEKSTYMNSYSKPQIGHLPGLFFLALMPASFSSLSLIKCSTRRHCKQSFLNNIFYLGTNV; translated from the exons ATGGATGTCTCCCATTGTCTCTGCTGCTCAAAATATCTCCAG ACACAGAACCTCGCATGTTTCCTCACAAACCCACACTATGGCAGCCTCATTAATGCAGATGGCCATGGTGAAGTGTGGACAGATTGGAATTCTATGTCCAAGTTTTTTCAGTATGGGTGGAGATGTACCACTAATGAGAATTCCTATTCAAACCGTACTCTGATGGGCAACTGGAACCAGGAAAGATACGACCTAAGGAATGTTGTACAACCCAAACCCTTGCCTTCCCAG tttggaCACTACTTTGAAACAACGTATGATAcaagctacaacaacaaaatgccaCTTTCAACCCATA gATTTAAGCGAGAGCCGCATTGGTTCCCAGGACATCAACCTGAACTGGATCCTCCCCAATACAAATGCACAGAAAAGTCAACTTATATGAATAGCTATTCAAAACCTCAAATCGGGCATCTCCCTGG actTTTCTTCCTTGCTCTGATGCCAGCTTCCTTCTCAAGTCTCAGTCTGATAAAATGTTCCACACGTAGGCATTGCAAACAGTCGTTTCTTAACAATATCTTTTATTTAGGTACCAACGTATAA
- the CFAP68 gene encoding uncharacterized protein CFAP68 isoform X1: MEQLCKDFCHSPMNSSNDSTFSSSYSSSGETQNLACFLTNPHYGSLINADGHGEVWTDWNSMSKFFQYGWRCTTNENSYSNRTLMGNWNQERYDLRNVVQPKPLPSQFGHYFETTYDTSYNNKMPLSTHRFKREPHWFPGHQPELDPPQYKCTEKSTYMNSYSKPQIGHLPGLFFLALMPASFSSLSLIKCSTRRHCKQSFLNNIFYLGTNV; the protein is encoded by the exons ATGGAACAGCTATGTAAGGATTTCTGTCACTCTCCTATGAACTCTTCAAACGACTCAACCTTCTCATCAAGTTACTCTTCTTCAGGGGAG ACACAGAACCTCGCATGTTTCCTCACAAACCCACACTATGGCAGCCTCATTAATGCAGATGGCCATGGTGAAGTGTGGACAGATTGGAATTCTATGTCCAAGTTTTTTCAGTATGGGTGGAGATGTACCACTAATGAGAATTCCTATTCAAACCGTACTCTGATGGGCAACTGGAACCAGGAAAGATACGACCTAAGGAATGTTGTACAACCCAAACCCTTGCCTTCCCAG tttggaCACTACTTTGAAACAACGTATGATAcaagctacaacaacaaaatgccaCTTTCAACCCATA gATTTAAGCGAGAGCCGCATTGGTTCCCAGGACATCAACCTGAACTGGATCCTCCCCAATACAAATGCACAGAAAAGTCAACTTATATGAATAGCTATTCAAAACCTCAAATCGGGCATCTCCCTGG actTTTCTTCCTTGCTCTGATGCCAGCTTCCTTCTCAAGTCTCAGTCTGATAAAATGTTCCACACGTAGGCATTGCAAACAGTCGTTTCTTAACAATATCTTTTATTTAGGTACCAACGTATAA
- the CFAP68 gene encoding uncharacterized protein CFAP68 isoform X3: MEQLCKDFCHSPMNSSNDSTFSSSYSSSGETQNLACFLTNPHYGSLINADGHGEVWTDWNSMSKFFQYGWRCTTNENSYSNRTLMGNWNQERYDLRNVVQPKPLPSQFGHYFETTYDTSYNNKMPLSTHRFKREPHWFPGHQPELDPPQYKCTEKSTYMNSYSKPQIGHLPGCVWDPNIDQFQGSGF, translated from the exons ATGGAACAGCTATGTAAGGATTTCTGTCACTCTCCTATGAACTCTTCAAACGACTCAACCTTCTCATCAAGTTACTCTTCTTCAGGGGAG ACACAGAACCTCGCATGTTTCCTCACAAACCCACACTATGGCAGCCTCATTAATGCAGATGGCCATGGTGAAGTGTGGACAGATTGGAATTCTATGTCCAAGTTTTTTCAGTATGGGTGGAGATGTACCACTAATGAGAATTCCTATTCAAACCGTACTCTGATGGGCAACTGGAACCAGGAAAGATACGACCTAAGGAATGTTGTACAACCCAAACCCTTGCCTTCCCAG tttggaCACTACTTTGAAACAACGTATGATAcaagctacaacaacaaaatgccaCTTTCAACCCATA gATTTAAGCGAGAGCCGCATTGGTTCCCAGGACATCAACCTGAACTGGATCCTCCCCAATACAAATGCACAGAAAAGTCAACTTATATGAATAGCTATTCAAAACCTCAAATCGGGCATCTCCCTGGGTGTGTATGGGATCCTAATATTGATCAGTTTCAAGGTTCAGGATTCTAA
- the CRYAB gene encoding alpha-crystallin B chain yields the protein MDIAIHHPWIRRPFFPFHSPSRLFDQFFGEHLLESDLFPTSTSLSPFYLRPPSFLRAPSWIDTGLSEMRLDKDRFSVNLDVKHFSPEELKVKVTGDVIEVHGKHEERQDEHGFISREFHRKYRVPADVDPMAITSSLSSDGVLTVNGPRKAASGPERTIPITREEKPAVTAAPKK from the exons ATGGACATCGCCATCCACCACCCCTGGATCCGCCgccccttcttccctttccactCCCCGAGCCGTCTCTTTGACCAGTTCTTCGGAGAGCACCTGTTGGAGTCTGATCTCTTCCCAACTTCGACTTCCCTGAGCCCCTTCTACCTTCGGCCACCCTCGTTCCTGCGGGCACCCAGCTGGATTGACACTGGGCTCTCGGAG ATGCGCCTGGACAAGGACAGGTTTTCGGTCAACCTGGATGTGAAGCACTTCTCCCCAGAGGAACTCAAAGTCAAGGTGACGGGAGATGTGATTGAAGTGCATGGCAAACATGAAGAGCGCCAG GACGAACATGGTTTCATCTCCAGAGAGTTCCACAGGAAATACCGAGTCCCAGCTGATGTGGACCCTATGGCCATTACTTCATCCCTGTCATCTGATGGGGTCCTCACTGTGAACGGACCAAGGAAAGCAGCCTCTGGCCCTGAGCGCACCATTCCCATCACCCGTGAAGAGAAGCCTGCTGTCACTGCAGCTCCCAAGAAGTAG
- the HSPB2 gene encoding heat shock protein beta-2, with product MSGRSVPHAHPATTEYEFANPSRLGEQRFGEGLLPEDILTPTLYHGYYVRPRAAQAGEGSRAGASELRLSEGKFQAFLDVSHFTPDEVTVRTVDNLLEVSARHPQRLDRHGFISREFCRTYVLPADVDPWRVRAALSHDGILNLEAPRGGRHLDTEVNEVYISLLSAPPDPEEEEEAARVEP from the exons ATGTCCGGCCGCTCAGTGCCACACGCCCACCCGGCCACCACCGAGTACGAATTTGCCAACCCGAGCCGCCTGGGTGAGCAGCGCTTCGGAGAAG GCCTCCTGCCAGAAGACATCCTGACCCCCACGCTCTACCACGGCTACTACGTCCGGCCTCGAGCCGCCCAGGCTGGGGAGGGCAGCAGGGCAGGGGCCTCAGAGCTGAGGCTCAGTGAGGGCAAGTTCCAGGCGTTTCTGGATGTAAGCCACTTTACCCCAGACGAGGTGACCGTGAGGACTGTGGACAACCTGCTGGAGGTGTCTGCCCGGCACCCCCAGCGCCTGGACCGCCATGGCTTCATATCCCGAGAGTTCTGCCGCACCTATGTCCTGCCTGCGGACGTGGACCCCTGGCGAGTCCGAGCTGCCCTCTCGCACGATGGCATCCTTAACCTGGAGGCGCCTCGGGGTGGCCGACATTTGGACACAGAGGTCAATGAGGTCTACATCTCCCTGCTCTCAGCTCCTCCTGatccagaggaagaggaggaggcagccagagtTGAGCCTTGA